A portion of the Pseudorasbora parva isolate DD20220531a chromosome 1, ASM2467924v1, whole genome shotgun sequence genome contains these proteins:
- the smad6a gene encoding mothers against decapentaplegic homolog 6a, whose translation MFRTRRSGLVRRLWRSRLVTAGKEGGDGSLDDWIDSNPEKIPRTEYALGNNAGSCSKRVEERGEPGVLIEQDGPLDEGSEGRTVTCCLFKNLPKGKNRLACGMEHRNHNNYSSLSGRELKNGAVTEQELKKCTYAFLKKLKEKSLDVLLEAVETQGGMPSGCVLVSQTEVRIRGQLVTPQYLLCRLFRWPDLRLSSLLKPLCHCQSFRAEDSQTLCCNPHHYSRLCGPVKDDTPPPPYSHLSPLLEHKSLNSSLPMLPYIETEATRSHCGMSQDYSDASVSPSSLAQNHWCNVAYWELRTRVGRLYPVHDASLSIFYDLPQGTGLCLGLLPLSPRSTSVQRTRGKIGHGILLSKEPDGVWAYNRSQHPIFVNSPTLEHHPYLSLTVRRVMPGYSLKVFDYEKSCQIQPPSDLVHLEGPYDPNSVRISFAKGWGPCYSRQFITSCPCWLEILLNNHR comes from the exons ATGTTCAGGACGAGACGCTCGGGTCTGGTTCGGCGACTCTGGAGAAGCCGTTTGGTCACCGCAGGTAAAGAGGGGGGCGATGGAAGTCTGGACGACTGGATTGACAGCAACCCAGAGAAGATCCCCAGAACGGAATACGCACTGGGAAACAATGCGGGCTCTTGCAGCAAACGCGTAGAGGAACGCGGGGAACCGGGGGTCCTTATTGAACAGGATGGACCCCTCGACGAGGGGAGCGAGGGGAGGACGGTGACATGCTGTTTGTTTAAAAACCTCCCCAAAGGCAAAAACCGACTCGCTTGTGGCATGGAACATAGGAACCACAACAACTATAGCAGTTTGAGTGGCAGGGAACTGAAAAATGGTGCCGTGACCGAGCAAGAACTTAAGAAGTGCACTTATGCATTTCTCAAAAAGTTGAAAGAGAAGTCTCTGGATGTTTTACTGGAAGCTGTGGAGACTCAAGGCGGGATGCCGAGTGGATGTGTCCTGGTTTCACAGACTGAAGTGCGCATAAGAGGTCAGCTGGTGACTCCACAGTACCTGTTGTGTCGACTTTTCCGCTGGCCAGACCTGCGGCTCTCCTCGCTCCTCAAACCGCTCTGTCACTGTCAGAGCTTCAGGGCAGAGGACAGCCAGACCCTCTGCTGCAACCCCCATCACTACAGCCGCCTCTGTGGACCAGTCAAAGATG ACACACCACCTCCTCCATACTCCCATCTCTCCCCCTTACTAGAACACAAGTCACTGA ATTCTTCTCTCCCAATGCTGCCTTACATAGAAACCGAAGCCACGCGTTCACACTGTGGCATGTCGCAGGACTATTCAG ATGCCAGTGTGTCTCCCTCCTCCCTGGCACAGAATCACTGGTGTAACGTGGCATACTGGGAGCTTCGTACACGTGTGGGCCGTCTGTACCCAGTTCATGACGCCTCTCTTAGCATCTTCTATGACCTACCTCAGGGTACAGGCTTGTGCTTGGGCCTGCTCCCCCTCTCTCCGCGTTCCACCTCCGTCCAGCGCACCCGTGGCAAGATCGGACACGGCATCCTCCTCAGCAAAGAGCCAGATGGAGTTTGGGCATACAACCGCAGTCAGCACCCTATTTTTGTGAATTCCCCAACTCTGGAGCATCACCCCTACCTGAGTTTGACTGTGAGGAGAGTCATGCCAGGCTACTCCTTAAAGGTTTTTGACTATGAGAAGTCGTGCCAAATTCAACCCCCTAGCGATTTGGTGCACTTAGAAGGGCCGTACGACCCAAACAGTGTGAGGATCAGTTTTGCCAAGGGCTGGGGACCATGCTACTCCAGACAGTTCATCACATCATGTCCATGCTGGTTGGAGATTTTACTCAACAACCACAGATAA